The Ranitomeya variabilis isolate aRanVar5 chromosome 7, aRanVar5.hap1, whole genome shotgun sequence DNA window TGTTTTCCTGAGGAGAGACCACATCTGCTTAACACCTGGGAGTAATCCACAAATCTTTCTGATGATTCTGTTTTCTCCTGTTCTTCTTCTAAATCTGTTGCTGTTTTCAGATCTTCTGATATCTTCACCCATCTATGAGCAGTGTCCACATCCAGCAATATGTCTGGGACATGGACCCCGAGCTCTGATGTTACATTTGTGATAATATCCCTCATAGATCGGTGTAAGGTCAGTGAGATCAGAACCTCATCCAGATCCTCCTCAGAACTGACCTCTCCACCATCTCCCCCTGTGTCTTCATCACCTCCATGACTACATACTGTAATGTCACTCTCTTGTAAGAGTCTTATTGGGTCGGTGACACGACACATCTCCTCCACGTGAcgcatcttcctggacagctcgtcctcCTGTATCTCCAGCTTCTTGATCAGATGCGATATCTGGGACACAATCTTCTCCTCCTGCCTGGAGACCTCACTCAGCGCTTTCTTTTCTGCCATTTCCAGTTTCTTCTTAATGTTCATAAACATCTTACTGATGTTCTTCCTCTTATCAGAAGCTTTCTCCTGGATCTTCACCTTATGATCTTGTAGATTCTGGACTCTTTTCTGAGTTTTTATATTTTGTGGCTTTAGATCATCAGAATATTTCCTCAGTTTCTCTTTTTTCTTCTCAGAAGCCACGTCCAGTGGCTCCACGTCATGTCCCTTGTGGTCTCCGGCCACCcagcaggacacacagatacagGTGGCATCTTTAGGGCAGTAATATTTCAGGATCTCATTGTGTGTGGAGCATTTTTGTCCCTTAAACGACACTGTTGGTTCAATTAGATTGTGATTCACCGACTTGTTATGAGCTGTGAGATGTTCCTCACACATGGAGGTCTCACATTGCAGACATGTCCTTACAGCCGGTACTggagactttgtacagtaagtacagaagattctGGTCTCCTCCATACCAGGCTGAGTACATGAGAAAAGCTCCACTATGTTCCTCAGCTTTCGGTTCTTCTCCAGGGCCGGACGCTCCGGATATTCTGCTCTGCAGTCAGGACAGGAATACCCTCCAGCCGCCTCCTGTGCATCCAGCACACTCACAATACACgagcggcagaagttgtgtccacatctcagggatACAGGATCTGTATAGAGGCTCAGGCAGATGGAGCAGTTCAGCTCGTCCCTCAGCTCCGCAGACGCCATTGTAGTACAAAAGAGCAGGAAACGAAAGATGAAATGTATCCTTACGCAAAAAGGGCGGAGGTTTCTGATAATAAACTATTAACCCCTGCAGTTCAGAGACTGTTTGTGGCTGAGGCAGAAAATGATTGAAAGGATCGTgtagttcatagaatcatagaatgttagagttggaagggacctccggggtcatcatgtacaaccccctgctcaatgcaggattttctaaaccatctcagacagatatctgttcagactctgtttgaagacttcctttgaaggaaaactcaccacctctcgtggccgcctgttccccttattgatctccctcactgtcaaaaagttttttctaatatctaatgtgtatCTTCTCCCTGTCCATTGGTTCTCGTCTTTCCGTGTGCAAAtgaaataatgatgatccctctacactgtgacagcccttcagatatttgtagatggcTACTAAgtatcctcttagccttctttcttgcaagctaaatattcccagatccttttcCTTGTAggtcatactttgcagtccgctcaccatcctggctgCTCTTCTCCGAACTTGCTCCaagttttcaatgtcttttttttaaatgtagtgCCCAGAACTTGACACAGTATTCCAAattaggtctgaccaaggaggagttaaGGGATACTTACTTCACGTTGTCTAGActttatgcttctgttaatacatcatagaactgtgtttgcctttttgtgctgctgcatcacacagttgactcatgtgcagtctgtgatctattagtatactgaagtctttttcacacatgctgttgcttagttctgttcctcccattctatagatgtaattttcatttttcttgcccagatgtagaatcttgcacttCTCCCTGtttaataccattctattagtcgctgcccattgttcaagcttatctagatccttctgaatactttctctgtcttctctagtgttagctatccctcctagctttgcatcatctgcaaatttgattaccaTAGTTTACCTTAATTtcctttatctagatcatttataaaaatgcacAGGGGCCAGGACACAGCCTTGTGGTACccaacttgaaacacttttccagttggatgtgcaaccatttatcaccactctttgagtacgatcactgagccagttctgAATCCAaataactgtagccttgtcaatcacaTACTTGGTAATGTTTTCAGTAAGGATAGTATGATAtaatttatcaaatgctttgctgaagttgagttattctatacctaccacatttccctgatccacccagtcagtaattcca harbors:
- the LOC143785319 gene encoding E3 ubiquitin/ISG15 ligase TRIM25-like; the encoded protein is MASAELRDELNCSICLSLYTDPVSLRCGHNFCRSCIVSVLDAQEAAGGYSCPDCRAEYPERPALEKNRKLRNIVELFSCTQPGMEETRIFCTYCTKSPVPAVRTCLQCETSMCEEHLTAHNKSVNHNLIEPTVSFKGQKCSTHNEILKYYCPKDATCICVSCWVAGDHKGHDVEPLDVASEKKKEKLRKYSDDLKPQNIKTQKRVQNLQDHKVKIQEKASDKRKNISKMFMNIKKKLEMAEKKALSEVSRQEEKIVSQISHLIKKLEIQEDELSRKMRHVEEMCRVTDPIRLLQESDITVCSHGGDEDTGGDGGEVSSEEDLDEVLISLTLHRSMRDIITNVTSELGVHVPDILLDVDTAHRWVKISEDLKTATDLEEEQEKTESSERFVDYSQVLSRCGLSSGKHYWEVEWDQIGVCGIGLSYPSIEREGGQSDIGNNDKSWSLFMCDGGYNVYHNSVRLTFSVKPTCPILGIFLDYEAGRLSFYELCDPIRHLHTFTASFTEPLHVILYANDGASATIRR